The genomic stretch TCGCCATTTTTCCAAATTCGATAAAGTGGAAAATCGGTGCGTAAATCGGCGTCATTTGCCAAAACAGTGCGCCATGAACCAGCATCACTCACATCAAGAATGGGGCATGGCTTTTGATTGCGTTGCGCAAAAAGTAAAAAATCATAGGCCCATTCTTTGGATACGGCAATCATATTTGCTTGGGTCATGCCAGGTGCAATGCCACAGGTTGGCTCAACAATGCCACTTCTATAACGCAATCTTGCAGCCTTAGCTGCTTGCTGGTTTGAATTTTCCATTTTTCCTCCACTCCCTTTATTGTTTTAGAGCGTTTTCCGAAAAGTGTGAAGCGGTTTTCGGACAAAAAACGCGGTGTAAACAAAGGATTAGAGCGCCGATCTGATCCAGTCAGATCGAAAAGCGCTCTAAGCTGGCACAATTAAACATCGTGCCAGCCTTTATGTTTTAACTGACAAAGGATTGCAGATTTATCCCTGCTTCATTAAGCCTTGTTGCAACTGCCTTTGCCATGATAACCGCATCAGGATTATCGCCATGCAAGCAAATGGATTGCGCATCAATTTTAACCATTGTGCCATCTTGTGCTTCAATTTGGCCGGTGGTTACTAAGTGAAGCATGCGTTCGGCTACCAACTTTGGATCATGCAAGGTGGCACCTTTTTCACGCCTTGAAACAAGGCTGCCATCGCTATTATAGGCACGGTCAGCGAAAGCTTCAGCGACCACTTGAAGGCCAGCCTTTTTAGCTTCATCAATCAGCGGTGAACCAGCAAGAGCCATTAATACAAGTGATTTATCAATACGACAAATCGCATCAATAACCGCTTTTCCTTGCACCATATCATGGGCAATGCGGTTATAAAGCGCACCATGGGGCTTTACATAGCGCACGGTTGTTTTACAAGCATGGCTAAGGCCTTGCAAAGCTCCAATTTGATAAAGGGCATCGCCTAATAATTCATCATAAGTTGGGTCCATATTACGGCGGCCAAAACCAACCAAATCGCGATAACCAATATGGGCGCCAATGGTGACATTATTTCTAACGGCTGCTTCTATAGTTTTCAAAATGCCAACAGGATCACCAGCATGAAAACCGCAGGCAATATTGGCACTGGTTACAATTTGCAGCATGGCGGCGTCATCGCCCATTTTCCATGCGCCAAAGCTTTCACCAAGATCACTATTCAAATCGATATAATGCATTTTTTCCCCTTAGCTTAACAAGAGTTCGAAAATTTTTGAGAAAGCAAGTGCACCCATGTACCACGTTAGCAAACAAGTTAGTGCGCTGATAATCAAAAATGGACGCGAATATTTATAGCCTTCCATTAGGTCAGAGCGGAAAAAGCCAACATAAATAAATATGGTTAAACCAATTGGTAAAATAAGACCATTAAAGCCACCAGCAAAAACCAATAAAGCGGCAGGTGTGGTACCTAATAATTCGTAAGCAATAAGACCAATCACAATAAAGATAATGGTTGCAGGGCCTTGGCCATTTTTATCAAGATCCTTATAAAAAGCACTCATAAAGGTCACAGATGTGTAGGCTGCACCAATAATACTTGTAATGGCAGCCGCCCAAAAAATAAGGCCAAAAAGGCGCAAGCCAATTTCACCAAGTGCTATTTGAAAAGCGCGTCCTGCTGGATTGTCAATAGTACCTACTGACGTTAAAACACCACCTGCCGTAACAACACCCAAAATACCCAAAAACAAAATATAGCGCATAACACCAGTGATAAAAATGCCGCTTAATGCGCCTTTGGTAATGGCAGGCAAATTTTCTTTGCCAACTGTGCCACGGTCAAGCAAGCGATGTGCACCTGCATAGGTAATATAACCACCAACCGTACCACCAATGATGGTGGTGATAGTGGCAAAATTAATGTGACTTGGCCAAACCGTTTGTTTTAACGCTTCACCTACAGGTGGATGTGAAGAAAAGGCCATATAAATTGTCATGGCAATCATCAACAGCCCAAATAAAATCATCACCCGATCAACGGTGGTGCCTAATTTTTTTGTACTAAACAACAAAATCGCCAAAATAGCACTAATTGCACCGCCTATTTTAGGGTCAAGACCAAGCATGGCATTCATGCCAAGGCCAGCACCAGCAATATTACCAATATTAAATACCAAACCGCCAAAAATGACCAAGGCCGCCAATACATAACCACTGCCCGGCAATGCAAGATTGGCAATATCAGAAGCACGCTTGCGTGTTAGGGCAACAATTCGCCAAACATTAAGCTGAACAACAAAATCAACCAAAATGGAGGCTAAAATAGCAAAGGCAAAGGCCGCACCCATTTGTTCAGTAAATGTAGCAGTTTGTGTAATAAAACCCGGGCCAATGGCCGAAGTTGCCATCATAAAAATAGCCGCAAGCAGTGAACCGCGCGTGCTATGGCGTACCGCTTTACTTTTTAATGTTTCAATTTTTTCCGGTGCAGAATCCTGAGCCATATTAAACTCCCATTGCATATGGTTTAGTTTATTGCGTTTCGCGCAACAATATTTCAAAGATTGTTCAACATATTGCCTTTAATTATTCATAATTGCAACACAATTGTGTAACAGCCGAATTTTATGCACAAAGCCTATTTTCTTTTGCTATAAAAACTGCTTTGCCTTTTTGAGAATTCATATTTAACGTGAATCGTGATCAGTTTATATGAATTGAAACAAGACGGGGGAAATGCATCATGGACAAAACTAACTTAAAGGCCCTTGCCGAACGCGCCAAAAAAGATGATGGATCCCTTGCTGATAATATTAGT from Bartonella sp. HY328 encodes the following:
- a CDS encoding LamB/YcsF family protein, translated to MHYIDLNSDLGESFGAWKMGDDAAMLQIVTSANIACGFHAGDPVGILKTIEAAVRNNVTIGAHIGYRDLVGFGRRNMDPTYDELLGDALYQIGALQGLSHACKTTVRYVKPHGALYNRIAHDMVQGKAVIDAICRIDKSLVLMALAGSPLIDEAKKAGLQVVAEAFADRAYNSDGSLVSRREKGATLHDPKLVAERMLHLVTTGQIEAQDGTMVKIDAQSICLHGDNPDAVIMAKAVATRLNEAGINLQSFVS
- a CDS encoding NRAMP family divalent metal transporter, which codes for MAQDSAPEKIETLKSKAVRHSTRGSLLAAIFMMATSAIGPGFITQTATFTEQMGAAFAFAILASILVDFVVQLNVWRIVALTRKRASDIANLALPGSGYVLAALVIFGGLVFNIGNIAGAGLGMNAMLGLDPKIGGAISAILAILLFSTKKLGTTVDRVMILFGLLMIAMTIYMAFSSHPPVGEALKQTVWPSHINFATITTIIGGTVGGYITYAGAHRLLDRGTVGKENLPAITKGALSGIFITGVMRYILFLGILGVVTAGGVLTSVGTIDNPAGRAFQIALGEIGLRLFGLIFWAAAITSIIGAAYTSVTFMSAFYKDLDKNGQGPATIIFIVIGLIAYELLGTTPAALLVFAGGFNGLILPIGLTIFIYVGFFRSDLMEGYKYSRPFLIISALTCLLTWYMGALAFSKIFELLLS